Below is a genomic region from Trichocoleus sp. FACHB-46.
ACTTTCGTTGCTTGGCTTTGGCTTCTACTTGTAGATATCGACCCTGGGTGCTAGCGCAGGCAGTGAGGTACTGGCGGTAAACCACGGCGCGGCCCTCCTGAACCATCTGCAAATTGATCGACTGTCCGCTTTTGAAAATCTCAGCCACGGTGCGACCATAGCGATCTTTCTCTACTGCCCGTAGCTCCACATTTTGATTTTTAGGTAGAAGTTGGCCGAGGCGCACTGCCGATTCTTTACCACCTGTCTGTGTGGACTCCGGTGCATCCACACACGCGAGTCTCACGGTTGTAGACTTCCTATTTACCTGAACCCGCAATGTATCTCCATCATCAGTGCTAATTACAGTCCCTAATAAGTTGGTTTGGGCTAGAAGCGGAGTAGGAAGAACTAGCGCGATCGCGGTCATCAGTGTAAAAAATCGATTCATAATACTTAGCGAGATGTTCTGCTCAAGGCTACTTGAATTCTGTCTACAAACTCTGATGTGCGATCGCATGTTAGGACTAATTGATCAATTGCACGAGTCATGGCGACATAAAACAAGCGGGTTTCCTCCTGAATTGTGCCGTACTGATTTGGCAAGTAGCCCACGCCAGGAATAAAAACCACCGAAAATTCCAACCCCTTACTTGAGTGCATGGTCATGAGTTTGATGCTCTGATCGGAGGGGTGGAAGTTGCGACTTTCATTTGTTGCGTTGACCCACTCTATTGGCACTTGGGCCTGTTGTAACTGCTGGTAAATGCACTCACCCATGAATTTGGAGCGATAAACGATCGCCATTTCATTCCAAGCAGTGCCTCGTTCATAAAACTGCTGCACTCGCTCCACTAAGTAATCAGCTTCATGTTTGAAATTAGGTAATCGAATCAACTCCGGTACAGGTCCGTGACGACCCACGCTTTGCGGTGAAACTAGAACTGGCGCATCTTCTTGATCGTCGGTGGGAGACATGACCTCCTTTGCAAACTCATACGCCAGGGTTAGCACTTCTGCTGTATTGCGATAGTTAAGTTTGAGAATCGTAGTGCGCCCCTGGGCCTGAATGCCTACACTCTTGAAACTAAACTTCTGTTGTTTGTCTTCCCCGTAGAGGTTTTGAGCATCATCGTAGAGTAACAGGAGTGAGTTGGTTTCTGGATCAACCATTTGCACGACTAGCTTGAGCCACTCGGGCTTGAAATCGTGCCCCTCGTCAATCATTACAGCGCCATAGTGCCCCGCTGGAATGTTACCCTGATCTACGCCTTGAATGACTCGTTGCACGAGCTGCTCAACATAAGCATCTCCTTGAGATTCTCGCCAATTGGGTAGGGGTAATTGATGGTTTTTAAGTTGATCCACACACCAACCGTGGAAATGTCGCACCTTAACGCGATCGCTTAGTCCCTTCTCCTGAATCATCTGCCGCAGGCGAGCGGCTAAGGACACGTTGAAGCAGAGCACAAGGATTGGTTTGGTTGTGTGTTGGGCTAAATGCTGACAGCGATAGGCCAAAATTAAGGTTTTACCAGAACCAGCAACACCATGAATCACTCGGTGTCCCTCTCCTAAGCTGCGAGCAAGTTGCTCCTGTTGCAAGTCCATAATTTTGATCAAGTCTGGGATCAACTCTTGATGCTGCGGTTCATCTCCTGCAACCTCATCTTCAAAAAGCGACAATTGCTTGGCCGAGATTCGTAGGTCTGGGAAAAGATGCCAGCGAACTCGATCGATTTGCTCTGCAGTGAGGGTTTTACCAAACTGATAAGGGCATAAATCCCAGAGCCGCTTTTGAAATTCCTCTGGATCAACCTTTTCCGTCATTTCATCTCTGCAAATGACCAGATGTGGCTCAAAAACCTCTCTTAAGTCAGTTTGCTCAAAAGCTTTACGCGTGATCTCAGTGAAGACAACGCCGTACCCATATGGCAATGCCGACTTGCCTTGATAGCGGCCTTCAGGCTGTACTAGGAGGCGATCGCGCTCCAAGGTCTCGTTGATGGCTAACGCATAGTCTCTAGCCTGTGCGAGGGGATTCTTAACTTCCTTAATACCATTAGGGGTGACTAGCTTAACTGTGGTTTGAGTGACCCGTTGAATATTTTCGAGCTTCCAATCCTTGACTTCTAAGATGAACAACCCTCGGTTGGGGTGTAGCACAATAAAATCTGGGTGCAGTTGCTTTATGCCCACCGCCACGTCGTACCAGAGTATGTAGTCTTCCTCCAGTTTCCGCTCCAATCTCTCAGCCAACCGCTTCTCACCATTGGTCATGCGAGGTAGGCAGCTATTGAGGGACGGGATTAAGGTTGCCATATCTAGACGTGCTTCAAAAAGGTTCTAGATTAGCTTTCCCCAATGGCAGCAAACTGTTCATATTTCGGGCGATCGCTGCTAAACCAAGGATTAATACTTACAAAACCTTCGTTTACACTAGCGATCAGGAGTTGTAGGGAAAATATATGGGAAAGGCAAAACAAGGGAGAAAATTAGCTCCGGCTCGTGGTTTTGGAAAGCAACAACAATATCAGGAGAAAAATGTTGCTAGACGAATGAAAGTACTTGAGCAAAAAATGGTGATCGAAGCAGTTGCTGAAGCACAGATGCAAGCGCCTTTCGACGCTTACTCCAAGAATTGGGTTTGTGATTTTGGCAATGAGTACATAGCAGTCAACACCCTTGAACAATGTCTTGAACTGATAGAAATTGAAGATACAGAAAAAATACTTGCCTATAAACAGTGTTTATCAACAGGCTATGCACAAAATGAAGAAGAGACTTGGTCTATTCAGTGGAACCCAAAGCGAGCAGAGCACTTGAAAAACGTTTATTCCTTTGAAATGCAGGCTGATGGCTCTTTGTGTGTGGCCCCATAATCTTTAAAGCTATTCTTCTGAGCGATCGCCTTGTAGTAGTAATATCTTGATTTACTGTTTAAGCAGCTCCGCACTCTTTAGTCCGCTCCAAATATGGGGGCCTGACTCACCGTACATAAACTGCCATGAGCTGCTTTCTCCTTGGCTAGTGGGCTCAGAAACTACCTGCATCCATTGCTCATCTCCTTCAGCCTTCACGCGATCGCCTTGTTTGACTTCACCAGCCGTGATTTTAGTCGGGGTTTGCGGCTCTTTCCTGGCTGCCATTTTGTTGCCTCACTCGCTCTCGAATAGACTTGATAATTGAACTTGAGACTGGTTGCTGATCGCCAAATTTCTCAGAAGCTGCTCGCATGAGAGCAACGAACGCTGCGGTCTCTTCAGACGTTAACTCCCTCTGCACAGAAAGATCCATGTAGAGAGTAGGGTTCTCAGGATCGGTAACTCTAATGCGCTTGCTCATTGGGTTTCTGATTAAAGGAGCGATCGCAAGTTAAACCTTTTCAGGGAGCTGCTCAGTTATTTTTGCAACTGGTGCAGCATGAAGCTGAATATGCCCGATTGAGCGATCGCCGCTCTCGCTAAATCGTGAGGGATGTTAGATGCCTTCAAATTGCGGTGTATAGATGCTAGTGAAAAACCATAATAACCTTGGCGGATTTTTGTAACTAAGACATTTAACCCTTCTGAGTTTAATTCGTACAAATTCATAAAATTGAGTGACTTAGTCAGCTTTGTTGACAAATACTCTAGAATCTCCCGACCAATGCGATTTCAGGAGCGAATCTGAGCTATCTACTTTTTGCTCAAGTTCAATATGATCAGCAACCTTGTTCTTTGCTTGACCTAGCAGCAAAACCGCTTCTGTTAACAATGGATGAGCACCAGCGTTCTCTACGGCAATCATTGCTTCATGGATTGCAAGTTCAGCAGGAGCAAGCAGATCAACTCGACTGCGGCGCGGCATCCCATCAACTATTTGCATGGCTTAATTTTTGTTTTGGGTGAGTAGGCGCGATCGCTCTCAGACCAACTTTTGCAGCTCTGCTAGGTCAATCAGCAAGACATGCGGGGTGAAGATTCACTGCTCCTTATTTCCTACTGTGATCGCAGTCGTAGCCCATAGGCTCCTGTTACTCACGTTTCGGATGTTTTATCTCGGATACTCCGAGCCCCAACCTTAATTATTTTCGAGCAATCACACTTTAATAATATCGTCATCAAATAAATGTGTCAGCGAGACTTCTCAATCAGGTCACGCAATAGTTCTCTCACCCGGCGCTGCAACTGTGGTTCGATCGCGTCTAAGAACTCATTTGCAGCCTCAGCTCCGGTAGCTTTACCCAGCACGATGTCACCAAAGCTGAGGTTGATTTGAATTGGGGGTAGTTCTGGGCCAGAAGAAGTTACAACAGGTGGAGTTACGGCGGTGACCAGTGGTGGTG
It encodes:
- a CDS encoding thermonuclease family protein, with product MNRFFTLMTAIALVLPTPLLAQTNLLGTVISTDDGDTLRVQVNRKSTTVRLACVDAPESTQTGGKESAVRLGQLLPKNQNVELRAVEKDRYGRTVAEIFKSGQSINLQMVQEGRAVVYRQYLTACASTQGRYLQVEAKAKQRKLAFWSQANPVMPWDFRAGKRAPSSPAPTAPSPISNCSPAYPGVCIPQSPPDLNCGDIPQKRFSVLAPDPHGFDKDGDGIGCEG
- a CDS encoding DEAD/DEAH box helicase, coding for MATLIPSLNSCLPRMTNGEKRLAERLERKLEEDYILWYDVAVGIKQLHPDFIVLHPNRGLFILEVKDWKLENIQRVTQTTVKLVTPNGIKEVKNPLAQARDYALAINETLERDRLLVQPEGRYQGKSALPYGYGVVFTEITRKAFEQTDLREVFEPHLVICRDEMTEKVDPEEFQKRLWDLCPYQFGKTLTAEQIDRVRWHLFPDLRISAKQLSLFEDEVAGDEPQHQELIPDLIKIMDLQQEQLARSLGEGHRVIHGVAGSGKTLILAYRCQHLAQHTTKPILVLCFNVSLAARLRQMIQEKGLSDRVKVRHFHGWCVDQLKNHQLPLPNWRESQGDAYVEQLVQRVIQGVDQGNIPAGHYGAVMIDEGHDFKPEWLKLVVQMVDPETNSLLLLYDDAQNLYGEDKQQKFSFKSVGIQAQGRTTILKLNYRNTAEVLTLAYEFAKEVMSPTDDQEDAPVLVSPQSVGRHGPVPELIRLPNFKHEADYLVERVQQFYERGTAWNEMAIVYRSKFMGECIYQQLQQAQVPIEWVNATNESRNFHPSDQSIKLMTMHSSKGLEFSVVFIPGVGYLPNQYGTIQEETRLFYVAMTRAIDQLVLTCDRTSEFVDRIQVALSRTSR